In Streptomyces sp. NBC_01707, a genomic segment contains:
- a CDS encoding endonuclease VII domain-containing protein, with amino-acid sequence MANVKLANAGCMIWTGDTDKDGRPRYYDGDRYQRGENPLVYVQRWMYEYHGGALKKGQTLTRNCPNKRLCVNHTHSRLWRDLGEQAFGAPKKERVVPDLCANGHPLDEENLYTNPVTGAWSCRQCSWESKLRSQGIDPASRERRSHNREKTHCYKGHLLDGNNVWINRDGNRVCKRCRATVAFRQNLKKEYGLTVEGYLAMLKAQDDRCGVCDRPFAETGSQINVDHCHRTGRIRGLLCRSCNLGIGHFDDNLDVLQKAIAYLRRQAA; translated from the coding sequence ATGGCCAACGTGAAGCTCGCCAACGCCGGCTGCATGATCTGGACCGGAGACACCGACAAGGACGGACGTCCTCGGTACTACGACGGCGACCGGTACCAGCGCGGCGAGAACCCGCTCGTTTACGTACAGCGATGGATGTACGAGTACCACGGAGGTGCCCTGAAGAAGGGCCAGACGCTCACTCGTAACTGCCCGAACAAGCGGTTGTGCGTCAATCACACACACTCCCGCCTGTGGCGCGACCTCGGCGAGCAGGCGTTCGGTGCACCCAAAAAGGAGCGGGTCGTGCCCGACCTGTGCGCCAACGGGCATCCGCTGGACGAAGAGAATCTCTATACCAACCCGGTCACCGGGGCCTGGTCTTGTCGGCAGTGCTCCTGGGAGTCAAAGCTGCGTTCCCAGGGCATCGACCCGGCCTCCCGCGAACGCAGGTCGCACAACCGGGAGAAGACCCACTGCTACAAGGGCCACCTACTCGACGGCAATAACGTCTGGATCAACCGCGACGGCAACCGCGTTTGCAAGCGGTGCCGCGCCACGGTCGCCTTCAGACAGAACCTGAAGAAGGAGTACGGCCTCACCGTCGAGGGCTACCTGGCGATGCTGAAGGCGCAGGACGACCGGTGCGGGGTCTGCGACCGGCCCTTCGCTGAGACCGGCAGCCAGATCAACGTCGACCACTGTCATCGGACCGGCAGGATCCGCGGGTTGCTGTGTCGTTCCTGCAACCTCGGCATCGGCCACTTCGATGACAACCTCGACGTTCTCCAAAAGGCGATCGCCTACCTACGGCGGCAAGCAGCCTGA
- a CDS encoding Pycsar system effector family protein, translating to MAVEPTETAWRIQAAVADWTAKADSKASFALTMQSTALAVLGLLATSKRASGDLDSAAPRLLLWIGVLLMVGGVSCAAWAISPNLRKERRGPENDDDFLYFGHVRHLDPEVLEAALRNKDPLPSLSRQVVVMSEIAWNKHRRVQWSLMLAVAGCAAFGLATVVG from the coding sequence ATGGCGGTTGAGCCGACGGAGACCGCGTGGCGTATTCAGGCGGCTGTTGCGGATTGGACGGCCAAGGCTGATTCGAAGGCGTCGTTCGCTCTGACAATGCAGTCCACGGCCTTGGCGGTTCTGGGGCTGCTGGCGACATCCAAGCGAGCGTCTGGTGATCTCGACTCCGCTGCCCCGCGTCTTCTGTTGTGGATCGGCGTGCTGCTGATGGTGGGCGGAGTCAGCTGCGCGGCTTGGGCTATCTCGCCCAACCTCCGCAAGGAACGACGAGGGCCGGAAAACGATGACGACTTCCTGTACTTCGGGCACGTCCGGCACCTGGACCCGGAGGTGCTGGAGGCCGCGCTGCGGAACAAGGACCCGTTGCCGTCGTTGTCCCGGCAGGTTGTGGTGATGAGCGAGATCGCCTGGAATAAGCACCGCCGGGTGCAGTGGTCGCTGATGTTGGCGGTCGCGGGATGTGCCGCCTTCGGCCTGGCGACCGTCGTCGGATGA
- a CDS encoding Crp/Fnr family transcriptional regulator encodes MTHQESTVMNFRSLVSTDVWRDLIDRGRQRTYPSKSVLLAQGESPDCVIALVEGLVKVVQSNECGDELTLMLRGPGEVLREMGALLGRPRSATVTAARRCTGVVLPAHAFRGYVERHRLETVIYQLTVERLNSHERLRADLVHLPPTGRVARVVSRLADEVGHPQGVTGLLVELGMPRAELATMAAMRRSSALAALGQLQSAGILTLGRRRLIITDVARLKAVARGEELPGAKGRDDATPAM; translated from the coding sequence ATGACACACCAGGAGAGCACCGTGATGAACTTCCGCTCCCTGGTATCCACCGACGTCTGGCGCGACCTGATCGACCGCGGTCGTCAGCGGACCTACCCATCCAAGTCTGTGCTCCTCGCGCAAGGCGAGTCACCCGACTGCGTGATCGCATTGGTCGAAGGCCTGGTAAAGGTCGTGCAGAGCAACGAGTGCGGCGACGAACTAACTTTAATGCTGCGCGGACCTGGCGAAGTCCTCAGGGAAATGGGTGCCTTACTTGGTCGTCCTCGCTCAGCCACTGTCACGGCGGCGCGCCGCTGTACCGGCGTGGTGCTGCCCGCTCATGCCTTCCGCGGCTACGTTGAGCGGCATCGTCTGGAGACGGTCATCTACCAGCTGACCGTGGAACGGCTGAACAGCCACGAGCGCCTTCGGGCAGACCTCGTACACCTGCCCCCTACCGGACGCGTGGCCCGAGTAGTGAGTCGTCTTGCGGACGAAGTCGGTCACCCCCAGGGAGTGACCGGCCTGCTCGTGGAGCTGGGGATGCCCCGCGCCGAGCTGGCCACCATGGCGGCCATGCGCCGTTCATCCGCACTTGCAGCCCTGGGCCAACTCCAGTCGGCCGGCATTCTCACGCTCGGCCGTCGGCGTCTAATCATCACGGATGTGGCCCGCCTCAAGGCAGTCGCCCGAGGGGAGGAGCTCCCCGGCGCCAAAGGCCGCGACGACGCCACACCTGCGATGTGA